From Methanobacterium sp. Maddingley MBC34, one genomic window encodes:
- a CDS encoding small GTP-binding protein (PFAM: GTPase of unknown function; TGS domain~TIGRFAM: small GTP-binding protein domain) produces the protein MDIEDRIRKIEEEITKTPYNKATSHHIGKLKAKISKLREESIKRGSSGTKGRGFTLKKSGDSTVVLVGFPSVGKSTILNQITNAESKIGAYEFTTLDVIPGVMEYRGAQIQIFDIPGIITGASKGKGRGREILSVARNADLIVMVLDVFNPHHQELILDELINIGIRPNQTAPDVNVKRRKIGGVKVASTVPLTHMDEKTIRSILNEYGVHSADVLIREDVTVDRFIDSLDNSIVYIPLLRVVNKIDLADTSYLNDLQENMQNALYIAADKGVMMDELKEEIFDHLKLIRIYLKPQGRQADMVDPLIVRKGSTVEDVAGKLHRDFLKNFRHAKIWGSSVKFPGQKVGLDHLMEDKDVLRLIIKK, from the coding sequence ATGGACATCGAAGACAGGATCCGCAAGATCGAAGAGGAGATCACCAAAACTCCCTACAACAAGGCCACATCCCACCACATTGGGAAACTCAAGGCAAAAATCTCGAAGTTAAGGGAGGAATCAATAAAAAGAGGTTCATCAGGTACTAAAGGAAGAGGATTCACCCTTAAAAAGAGTGGAGATTCAACTGTGGTTCTGGTAGGGTTTCCTTCAGTGGGGAAATCCACCATACTAAACCAGATTACCAATGCTGAGTCCAAAATAGGGGCCTATGAATTTACCACCCTGGATGTTATTCCCGGTGTTATGGAATACCGTGGAGCACAGATACAGATATTTGATATTCCCGGAATAATAACCGGTGCGTCCAAGGGAAAAGGTAGGGGAAGGGAGATCCTCTCAGTGGCTCGTAATGCAGATCTTATAGTAATGGTCCTGGATGTTTTCAACCCTCACCATCAGGAACTGATACTGGATGAACTGATTAATATTGGAATTAGACCAAACCAAACAGCTCCAGATGTCAATGTAAAACGAAGAAAAATAGGTGGAGTCAAAGTAGCATCCACAGTCCCCCTAACCCACATGGATGAAAAAACAATCCGTTCAATACTCAATGAGTACGGAGTGCACAGTGCGGATGTTTTAATCCGTGAAGATGTTACCGTTGATCGTTTCATAGATTCCCTGGACAACAGTATTGTATACATCCCCCTATTACGTGTGGTAAACAAAATAGATCTGGCAGATACATCTTACCTAAATGATCTTCAGGAAAATATGCAGAATGCACTATACATAGCTGCGGATAAAGGGGTGATGATGGATGAGCTCAAAGAAGAAATTTTCGACCATTTAAAACTTATACGGATTTATCTGAAGCCTCAGGGTAGGCAAGCTGATATGGTGGACCCCTTAATTGTAAGGAAGGGGTCCACTGTGGAAGATGTGGCAGGTAAATTACACAGGGACTTCCTTAAAAACTTCCGCCATGCCAAGATATGGGGCAGTTCAGTGAAATTCCCCGGTCAGAAGGTAGGCCTGGACCACTTGATGGAAGATAAGGATGTTTTACGCCTAATTATAAAGAAATAA
- a CDS encoding thiazole biosynthesis enzyme (PFAM: Thi4 family~TIGRFAM: thiazole biosynthesis enzyme): MKLDDIIVSKGIVAGYMEELLDYMEMDVAIGGGGPAGLTAGYYLAKAGLKVALFEKKLSMGGGMWGGGMMFNKIVVQEEGKRILDEMGIRSKEYQEGYYLADSVESASTICSKACQAGLKVFNLMEIEDVMIKEKGVEGLVINWSPVEMAGLHVDPITIGARAVIDATGHPCEVVKVLERKMEAPLETETGKIMGEKSMWADVAEQKIMGNVSEVYPGLYVTGMAANAVHGSPRMGPIFGGMLLSGEKVAEMLIEKLK, translated from the coding sequence ATGAAACTGGATGATATTATAGTCTCAAAAGGCATAGTAGCCGGATACATGGAAGAATTACTGGATTACATGGAAATGGACGTGGCCATAGGGGGGGGAGGGCCAGCAGGCCTCACTGCAGGTTACTACCTTGCCAAAGCAGGGCTAAAAGTAGCCTTGTTTGAGAAAAAACTCAGCATGGGTGGTGGAATGTGGGGTGGTGGAATGATGTTCAACAAGATCGTTGTCCAGGAAGAAGGAAAACGAATCCTGGATGAAATGGGTATCCGCAGCAAGGAATATCAAGAAGGATACTATCTGGCAGACTCCGTAGAATCTGCTTCCACCATCTGTTCCAAAGCCTGCCAGGCCGGACTCAAAGTCTTCAACCTCATGGAAATCGAAGACGTGATGATCAAGGAGAAAGGTGTGGAAGGATTGGTAATCAACTGGAGCCCGGTTGAGATGGCAGGATTACATGTGGATCCCATCACCATCGGTGCACGGGCAGTGATAGATGCCACTGGCCACCCATGTGAAGTGGTGAAAGTACTGGAAAGAAAAATGGAAGCGCCCCTTGAAACTGAAACCGGTAAAATCATGGGAGAAAAATCCATGTGGGCTGATGTAGCTGAACAGAAAATCATGGGAAACGTCAGTGAAGTCTACCCCGGATTATATGTAACTGGAATGGCAGCCAACGCAGTGCACGGTTCACCCCGTATGGGGCCTATATTTGGTGGTATGCTCCTATCTGGAGAGAAAGTGGCAGAAATGTTGATTGAAAAGCTGAAGTAA